GGTGGTATGGTCTTTTAATGATCCAGACGTCCTCTGCGTAGTGTTCTGGCTTGTTGAAGGTGTAGTCGTCTTCGTCTTTGACTAGTAGGAGGAGGTGGTAGTGTGATGTGACGAATCTTTTTCTGGTGAAGACCCCGAACTGATACTTCCAGATCACGTGGTTAAGCTGCTTGAAGCCGGCGTCTTCAACAGCATCCAAAACCCATCTGAGATTATTCCAGCCAGAGACAAGCCACATACTCCCGTTATCCTTAAGGTTTTCATAACACCACTTAGCCAAATCCTTTATGAATCCTGGATAATCCTCTTTTGGTACTTCGATGTAGGAGAGGGTGTCAGGAGTTCTGTTATAGGTTTCGAGGTTACCCTTAAAATCTATACCAAACGGCGGGTCGGCAAATATTAGGTTCGCTCTAACATTAAGTTTAACATTGCGGAAATCGTCGAAGACTATCAAGTGGTCATCATCGATCTTAAGCACGCTTCCAGTCTTACACGAGAGTAATCTTCTCCTACCCACCTTGACCCCTTCAATAGATGATAAAGCGTCCTCCTATAAAGATATGCGGTCATTAGTTTTGCTTTATGCTGAGTCAGTTATGGTTCTACCTTGTCAGCAGCGATTTGATGAAGTGTGCTTCAGAAAACTTTTACTACCTCCTCTTTAGCCGCCTAATGTGGATGATATCAGCATACGTGTTGATTGAAGTTGAACCCGGCTTGGACAAGAAGGTTTTAGATGAAGTGAGGAAACTCGATGGGGTTTCTGAAGCGTATTTTGTGATGGGAAGTTATGATATTATTGCTGTGGTAAAGGACGCGTCGCAATCTGATCTTAAGTATAAGGTTTCAAAGGGGATAAGAGGCATAAAGGGTGTGAGGCACACCTATACGCTTCCAGTCATAACCTAACTATTTTAAATTTAGATATGTGTTCTTCAATTTAACGTACGCTGCTGCGCTCTTGGTTATCCTCTCTTTATCGTCTTCAGTAATAGACCGGGTCACTCGAGCTGGTACACCAATTGCTAAAGAGAAGGCGGGGATATCAGAACCCTCAGTTACTACAGCACCAGAACCAATAATACACCACTCGCCAACCTTGGCGCCATTAAGAATGCGGGCGCCGATTCCAATTATGCAGTTAGACGCAATCTGGCAGCCGTGAAGTATCGCGCCGTGGCCTACGGTCACTCTATCGCCTACTGTGACTTTGTACCCAGCATCTGTATGTAGCACGCAGCAGTCTTGTATGTTCGTCTCGATACCGATTTTAATGGATTCAGCCTCAGCCCTAACCACCGCATTGAACCAGATGCTCGAATCATCTCCCACTTCTACATCACCAACAACATAAGCGCTCTCTGATACAAACACACGTCGCCCGATCTTAGGCTTCTTACTGTTGATAGAAATGAGCAAGCCTCACACCTTCAAATGCTGTAGGATTTCAGCCGCGTTAAATGAGCTGCGTACTAAGGGCGCCGATGCTACGAATGCGAAGCCCATCTGCTCAGCCGCTTCCCTAAACCTTTCGAAGGTCTCTGGTTTTACGTACCTCTTAACTTCAAGCCTGCTGTTAGTTGGTTTAAGATACTGCCCTATAGTTATTATGTCGCAGCCAGTATTCCTAATATCTCTTATAGCCTCTAAGACTTCTTCATCTGTTTCTCCTAACCCAACCATAAGCCCAGACTTGGTCAGCACATCGGGCGCTTTATCCTTCGCATATTTGAGCAGCCATAAAGAGCGATCATAATCTGATTTAGGCTTTATGATAGGGTGTAGGCGACGCACCGTTTCCAAATTATGATTTAAGATCGTCGGCTTAGCCTCGAGCACAAGGTCTATTGCCTCCTTTGATCCGCAGAAGTCTGGAACAAGAAGCTCTATTGTTGCGTCTGGTTTAACTCTTCTAATCGCTTCCACCGTAGCGGCAAACTGACCTGCACCTTTGTCCGGAAGGTCGTCTCGATCGACTGATGTAACTACAACATGCTTTAACCCAAGCCGCTTAACCGCTTCGGCAACCCGGTCAGGCTCAGATTTATCGACAGGCTCAGGTCTGCCTTTAGACACAGCACAGAATGGGCAGTTACGTGTACAAACAGAGCCAAGGATCATAAATGTGGCTGTGCCTCTACTAAAGCAGCTGGCCCTATTAGGGCATAGGGCGCTCTCACAAACAGTGTTTAAAGACAGGTTTCTTAAAGTAGATTCGACTCTCTTTAGCGTTCCCGCTGCGGGTATCTTAACTCGTATCCACGGTGGTATGCGCTCACACACCAAGAGAGCCACCTTAAACTGCCTTACCTTCTCTTTTCAAAAGGGCATAGAGTAAGATGGCACATATAGTCTTAACGTCTCTTATTTCGCCGCTTCTGATAAGTTGGAGAGCTCCATCAAGATCGATCCTCTTAACCTCTATTGACTCATCGGGCATAGGTTTCATATCACCCGCTTCGAGCTCAGTAGCCATGAAAAGCCACATAAATTCATTACTATAGCCAGGTGCAAGATAAAATGCTGTAAGGGGAGTAAGTTTACCAACGTGATAACCCGTCTCTTCAAGCAGCTCACGTGCAGCACACTTCTCCGGCGATTCACCCTCCTCAACAGTCCCTGCAGGTATCTCGAGGAGGTCGGAGCCTATAACATACCTAAACTGCTTAATTAAGACTAATCTTCCATCTTCAAGCACAGGTAGAATACCTACACTACCGCGATGCGTGACCTTCTCTCTTACTGCTGTGCGCCCTGAGGGTAAGAGCACAGTATCTTTGACGAGTGATATAACACGTCCGCTATAGATTAAGTCTGATTTCAAAGTCTTCAGAGGGGTGCTCATACTATAGCTGTTAAGCTTCTTAACACTTAAGAGTTCGGGTAATAGAAGACGCTTTATCTAACCTCCTATTTCACCATACCTAACCTGTAGTTGACGTCAAGATGTCTGATAGTTTAGCCCAAATAATACGGGACACCGTTGCGAAAGGGTATCAAATTGAGCCGAAAGCATTCGATCTTATGCAGCGTATCTCAAAAAGCGTTGATTTGTCCGAGTTGATTAACGAAGTGATCAAACAGAAGGGCGATGATAAAACGATTAGAGTAGAGGATATTGAACGCTTCTTGAAGAGAGAGGACAAAGAAGTTGTAAAAGAGATAGTACATGAAATTGAGGGGCCACTTAACTTTAAGATTCTACTAAATATCACTAAACTAAAAACAGTTCCGGGAACGGTAGGATACCAGCGTCTATTCTCAAGCCGATATAGGAAACTCCTGAATCTGATAAGGAAGAGAGTCGATAGCGGCAATCTTCTCACAATATCTGAGGTAGGTGGTGAGAGATCTACCAAGGTGGCTGGCTTAGTCTATTCAAAAAATGTTAGAAGGGGCTCTGCAACCATAGTTTTGGAAGACGAAACTGGTAGAGTAGAAGCTACAGCCTTTGACTCCCAAATCGTAAAGAACATTCAAGAAATACCTTTGGACTCACTGGTAGTTGCTACAATATCTTCAGGTAAAAGAGCGTTCATCGTCGAATCTATAAGCTTGCCTGATGTGCCCGAGCACATACCTAACACCGCCAAAAGGAAGGTCTACGCTGCTTTGACGTCGGATCTACATGTAGGCAGCAAATTCTTCTTAAAAGATGCCTTTCAAGCATTTATCAAATGGCTGAGTCGACGGGAAGACGAGGTGGCAGCCCGCTTACGCTACCTTCTGATCTGCGGCGACACCATAGATGGGGTAGGTGTTTACCCCAATCAAGATAAAGAGCTGGAAACAGCCG
The window above is part of the Nitrososphaerota archaeon genome. Proteins encoded here:
- a CDS encoding Lrp/AsnC family transcriptional regulator, with protein sequence MLSQLWFYLVSSDLMKCASENFYYLLFSRLMWMISAYVLIEVEPGLDKKVLDEVRKLDGVSEAYFVMGSYDIIAVVKDASQSDLKYKVSKGIRGIKGVRHTYTLPVIT
- a CDS encoding site-specific DNA-methyltransferase; protein product: MGRRRLLSCKTGSVLKIDDDHLIVFDDFRNVKLNVRANLIFADPPFGIDFKGNLETYNRTPDTLSYIEVPKEDYPGFIKDLAKWCYENLKDNGSMWLVSGWNNLRWVLDAVEDAGFKQLNHVIWKYQFGVFTRKRFVTSHYHLLLLVKDEDDYTFNKPEHYAEDVWIIKRPYHHGEETAGNELPDELVERCIKVSSNPGDLVVDPVLGSGTTMKACLKLDRRCIGIEINSQLKKRVGEKLKLNHIPLTNLTK
- a CDS encoding gamma carbonic anhydrase family protein, translated to MLISINSKKPKIGRRVFVSESAYVVGDVEVGDDSSIWFNAVVRAEAESIKIGIETNIQDCCVLHTDAGYKVTVGDRVTVGHGAILHGCQIASNCIIGIGARILNGAKVGEWCIIGSGAVVTEGSDIPAFSLAIGVPARVTRSITEDDKERITKSAAAYVKLKNTYLNLK
- a CDS encoding DNA-directed DNA polymerase II small subunit — its product is MSDSLAQIIRDTVAKGYQIEPKAFDLMQRISKSVDLSELINEVIKQKGDDKTIRVEDIERFLKREDKEVVKEIVHEIEGPLNFKILLNITKLKTVPGTVGYQRLFSSRYRKLLNLIRKRVDSGNLLTISEVGGERSTKVAGLVYSKNVRRGSATIVLEDETGRVEATAFDSQIVKNIQEIPLDSLVVATISSGKRAFIVESISLPDVPEHIPNTAKRKVYAALTSDLHVGSKFFLKDAFQAFIKWLSRREDEVAARLRYLLICGDTIDGVGVYPNQDKELETADVTKQIAELTDLLKLIPSYIQIFICPGNHEPVRQAQPQPPISGSFAEPLTKLPNVHLVSNPAWLEVEGVKILMYHGRSLEDIVATTPGLSVERPAIAMRSLLKARHLAPVYGRRTPILPAEEDLLVIEEIPDIFHSGHVHILDSERYRGCLLLNTGTWQMQTSYQLDMGITPTPAILPIVDLSTLQVITIDFSK
- a CDS encoding NUDIX hydrolase; translation: MSTPLKTLKSDLIYSGRVISLVKDTVLLPSGRTAVREKVTHRGSVGILPVLEDGRLVLIKQFRYVIGSDLLEIPAGTVEEGESPEKCAARELLEETGYHVGKLTPLTAFYLAPGYSNEFMWLFMATELEAGDMKPMPDESIEVKRIDLDGALQLIRSGEIRDVKTICAILLYALLKREGKAV
- the lipA gene encoding lipoyl synthase → MVCERIPPWIRVKIPAAGTLKRVESTLRNLSLNTVCESALCPNRASCFSRGTATFMILGSVCTRNCPFCAVSKGRPEPVDKSEPDRVAEAVKRLGLKHVVVTSVDRDDLPDKGAGQFAATVEAIRRVKPDATIELLVPDFCGSKEAIDLVLEAKPTILNHNLETVRRLHPIIKPKSDYDRSLWLLKYAKDKAPDVLTKSGLMVGLGETDEEVLEAIRDIRNTGCDIITIGQYLKPTNSRLEVKRYVKPETFERFREAAEQMGFAFVASAPLVRSSFNAAEILQHLKV